A single window of Candidatus Limnocylindrales bacterium DNA harbors:
- the secG gene encoding preprotein translocase subunit SecG, whose amino-acid sequence MTTLLITLHVLSCITLILVVLLQAGRGADMGAAFGGASTPMFGSGSSTNPLARVTTFTAVAFLTTALFLAVSSARRASVFDDTSEPLAAPPRAESTIPVTPQAEVPAAAPTGAPIGEAKPVTIPAADNAAPAASDAPAAQPAAGAAAPATPPAGDTAPNAAAPAAGDSAPAAAPAAAPAAGETAPAAAPASAPPAAAPAAETAPAAAPSVKETAPAAAPPAAETEPKVAPPAPAAAKPAPKATKPAPTAAKPAPSKTKPAAPAPAAH is encoded by the coding sequence ACTTTACTGATCACCCTTCATGTCCTGTCGTGCATCACCCTGATCCTCGTCGTCCTGCTTCAGGCCGGCCGCGGCGCAGACATGGGCGCGGCGTTCGGCGGTGCAAGCACGCCGATGTTCGGCTCGGGAAGCTCGACCAATCCCCTTGCACGCGTGACGACGTTCACCGCGGTCGCTTTCCTGACGACGGCGCTGTTTCTTGCGGTCTCCTCGGCGAGACGCGCGTCGGTATTCGACGATACGTCCGAGCCGCTTGCCGCTCCGCCGCGCGCGGAATCGACGATTCCGGTCACGCCGCAAGCCGAGGTTCCTGCCGCCGCCCCGACCGGAGCTCCGATCGGTGAGGCGAAGCCCGTGACGATTCCTGCGGCCGACAACGCTGCGCCCGCCGCAAGTGATGCGCCGGCCGCGCAGCCCGCCGCCGGCGCTGCGGCTCCTGCTACGCCGCCGGCAGGCGATACCGCTCCGAACGCCGCTGCACCGGCGGCCGGCGATAGCGCACCCGCTGCTGCACCTGCAGCCGCTCCCGCTGCCGGCGAGACTGCACCAGCTGCCGCTCCCGCATCTGCACCTCCGGCGGCCGCTCCTGCTGCGGAAACTGCACCAGCTGCTGCGCCGTCGGTCAAGGAAACCGCTCCGGCTGCGGCGCCGCCCGCGGCTGAAACTGAACCAAAAGTTGCGCCGCCCGCGCCTGCTGCTGCAAAGCCGGCGCCGAAGGCGACAAAGCCAGCGCCCACGGCCGCAAAGCCCGCACCTTCGAAAACGAAGCCCGCGGCTCCTGCGCCTGCGGCGCACTGA
- a CDS encoding hemolysin family protein: MSVLTSLLIIAVCIALSAFFAASETALLRLREHEIEDEIEKGNGPAGLAIRDLVKSTSRLLFTLLLGNNIANILAASVASAVFVDLMGPEWGVFVAAIGTTVVVFLLCEIFPKAVAAHHPRGVSNYVAIPLYLIHNALRPLHILMDRFLGPLVERVAGGPAVLGHVSRTDEILRLARQESEDSEMAPTGSVTAIIGAAAGASEMTVSDIMVPRAEVTGFPAETPASEILTQVLEDRYTRVPIFEETIDHVIGVLHLKDLVKLVQDGGSDVRGILKNALRVPERKPILPLLADMQRAFLHMAIVKDEFNVTLGIVTQEDILEELVGEIRDEFDHEELLTIRRLADDNFEALGRVKVLDFNRESGWNIPAERGDTIAGLIFNLLGRAPRRWENVSLPGYEIVVVDVSGNRISQVRIRRVEEDEEAREEA; encoded by the coding sequence ATGAGCGTCCTCACCTCGCTGCTGATCATCGCCGTCTGCATCGCCCTCTCCGCATTCTTTGCGGCATCCGAGACGGCGTTGCTGCGGCTGCGCGAGCACGAGATCGAGGATGAGATCGAAAAGGGCAACGGACCGGCCGGCCTCGCCATCCGCGATCTGGTCAAGTCCACGTCACGACTGCTCTTCACGCTTCTGCTCGGCAACAACATCGCGAACATCCTGGCCGCCTCGGTGGCTTCGGCCGTGTTCGTCGACCTGATGGGCCCGGAATGGGGCGTTTTCGTCGCGGCGATCGGAACGACCGTCGTCGTATTCCTGCTCTGCGAGATCTTCCCGAAGGCTGTGGCGGCCCATCATCCGCGCGGCGTGTCGAACTACGTCGCCATTCCGCTCTACCTCATCCACAACGCCCTGCGGCCGCTGCATATCCTGATGGACCGGTTCCTCGGCCCGCTCGTCGAGCGCGTGGCCGGAGGACCCGCGGTGCTTGGCCACGTCAGCCGCACCGACGAGATTCTGCGGCTGGCACGGCAGGAATCGGAAGATTCCGAAATGGCGCCGACCGGATCGGTGACCGCGATCATCGGCGCCGCTGCCGGCGCGTCCGAGATGACGGTATCCGACATCATGGTCCCACGCGCGGAGGTCACCGGTTTTCCGGCGGAGACCCCCGCGTCGGAAATCCTGACCCAGGTCCTCGAGGATCGTTACACGCGGGTTCCGATCTTCGAGGAAACCATCGACCACGTGATCGGCGTCCTTCACCTGAAGGACCTCGTCAAGCTCGTCCAGGACGGCGGAAGCGACGTGCGAGGCATACTGAAGAACGCCTTGCGGGTGCCTGAGCGGAAACCGATCCTGCCGCTGCTCGCCGACATGCAGCGGGCGTTCCTGCACATGGCGATCGTCAAGGACGAGTTCAACGTCACGCTCGGCATCGTCACGCAGGAGGACATCCTCGAGGAGCTCGTCGGCGAGATCCGCGACGAGTTCGATCACGAGGAGCTGCTGACGATCCGCCGGCTCGCCGACGACAACTTCGAGGCGCTCGGACGCGTCAAGGTACTCGACTTCAATCGCGAGAGCGGCTGGAACATCCCCGCCGAGCGCGGCGATACGATCGCCGGCCTGATCTTCAATCTTCTCGGGCGCGCGCCTCGCCGATGGGAGAACGTCTCGCTTCCCGGTTATGAAATCGTCGTCGTCGACGTCTCGGGAAACCGGATCAGCCAGGTTCGCATCCGGCGCGTGGAAGAGGACGAGGAAGCCCGCGAAGAAGCTTGA